Proteins from one Limanda limanda chromosome 4, fLimLim1.1, whole genome shotgun sequence genomic window:
- the LOC133000558 gene encoding beta-1,3-galactosyl-O-glycosyl-glycoprotein beta-1,6-N-acetylglucosaminyltransferase-like gives MRLLKQGMFLLKLTIALGSLWILFLLTRNKPGEEKMCNCSGILQGGREALEQAKLLTINKDFQKSVHIPDEHYMSATKNCSEFKLRRKYFTSPLSQEEEDFPLAYSMVVHHKVQNFERLLRAIYAPQNIYCVHVDKKAKSSVLSAIWAITACFPNIFLVSQPVDVVYAAWPRVQADLNCMADLYNSSTRWKYVINLCGQDFPLKTNLEIVRTLRSLKGGNSLHSEEMPAAQVWRMRNAHKIIDGTNQGTGKANDPPPFNMPIMYGSTYIVVSRGFIRSVLEDSRVPALMEWFKHTFIPDEMFWATIQRMPGVSGSTPPHRKYDMSDLNAIARLVKWQGLEGSQDSPDSAYPECHGSHVRKVCIYGAGDLEWMLKQHHLFANKFDIDTDPIPVYCLEKYLRKRALSELQ, from the exons ATGAGGCTACTGAAACAAGGCATGTTTCTCCTGAAGCTCACCATTGCACTGGGATCACTATGGATCCTCTTCCTACTAACTCGCAATAAACCAGGCGAGGAGAAAATGTGCAACTGCTCAGGTATcctgcagggagggagggaggcactGGAGCAGGCCAAATTACTGACCATTAACAAAGACTTCCAGAAGAGTGTTCACATCCCTGATGAACATTACATGAGTGCAACCAAAAACTGCAG tgaaTTCAAATTAAGAAGAAAATACTTCACATCTCCGTTGAGCCAGGAAGAAGAGGACTTCCCCCTGGCATACTCTATGGTTGTGCATCATAAG GTGCAAAACTTTGAGCGCCTGCTGCGAGCCATCTACGCAcctcaaaatatatattgtgtccATGTGGACAAAAAGGCAAAATCCTCAGTCTTATCTGCCATCTGGGCAATAACTGCCTGCTTCCCGAACATCTTCTTGGTCAGTCAGCCTGTTGATGTGGTCTATGCGGCCTGGCCACGTGTCCAGGCTGACCTTAACTGTATGGCGGATCTCTATAACAGCAGCACGCGTTGGAAATACGTCATCAACCTTTGTGGCCAAGATTTCCCTCTGAAAACCAACTTGGAGATTGTAAGGACACTGCGTTCACTGAAGGGCGGGAACAGCTTACATTCAGAAGAGATGCCTGCAGCTCAAGTGTGGAGAATGAGAAATGCACACAAAATAATAGATGGAACAAACCAG GGTACAGGAAAGGCAAATGACCCTCCTCCCTTCAACATGCCCATAATGTATGGCAGTACCTACATTGTGGTTAGCCGGGGCTTCATCCGCAGTGTGTTGGAGGACAGCCGAGTGCCAGCACTGATGGAGTGGTTTAAACACACCTTCATTCCTGATGAAATGTTCTGGGCAACCATTCAGCGGATGCCCGGAGTTTCTGGCTCAACACCGCCCCACAGGAAATATGACATGTCAGACCTCAATGCCATCGCTCGCCTAGTGAAGTGGCAGGGGCTCGAGGGGTCGCAGGATTCACCGGACTCTGCGTACCCAGAGTGTCACGGCAGCCATGTCAGGAAAGTATGCATATATGGTGCCGGGGACTTAGAGTGGATGCTCAAGCAGCATCATCTCTTTGCCAACAAGTTTGACATAGACACAGACCCCATTCCTGTCTACTGTTTGGAGAAATATCTAAGAAAAAGGGCACTGTCTGAGCTACAATAG